The genomic segment GTGAAGATGAAGAAAAGGAAGAACTTGCAGAAGTTGTAGATTTCTTAAAACAACCTAAAAGATACCTAGAAGCAGGTGCAAGAATTCCTAAAGGTATTCTTCTTATAGGACCACCGGGTACAGGTAAGACGTTACTTGCGAGAGCAGTATCAGGAGAAGCAGGAGTTCCATTCTATAGTATATCAGGTTCGGAATTTGTAGAGATGTTTGTAGGTGTTGGGGCTTCAAGAGTAAGAGATTTATTTGAACAAGCGAAAAAAAGTGCTCCTTGTATAATATTTATTGATGAAATTGATGCAGTAGGTAGACAAAGAGGAGCTGGCGTTGGCGGTGGTCATGATGAAAGAGAGCAAACTCTAAATCAGCTATTAGTTGAGATGGATGGATTTGGTGTAAATGAAGGCATAATTATGATAGCTGCAACAAATAGACCAGACATACTTGATCCTGCTCTTTTGAGACCAGGCAGATTTGATAGACATATATTAGTGGGTGCGCCTGATGTTAAAGGAAGAGAAGAAATTCTAAAGGTACATTCCAAAGGTAAACATTTAGCAGAAGAAGTAAAACTTGATGTATTAGCTAAAAGGACACCTGGGTTCACTGGTGCAGACCTTGAGAATTTAATGAACGAAGCTGCACTGCTTACAGTTAGAAATAAAAAAACAGTTATAGAAATGAAAGAGCTTGATGAAGCAGTAACTAGAGTTATTGCTGGACCGGAAAAGAAGAGTAAAGTTATCAGTGAAAAAGATAGAAAATTAACAGCATATCATGAAGCAGGGCATGCTGTAGTAATGAAATATTCTCCATTATCTGATCCGATTCATCAAATAAGTATTATACCAAGAGGAATGGCAGGTGGGTACACAATGCATCTACCTGAAGAGGATACTGCTTATACTTCAAAACTAAAACTTAAAGATGAAATGGTCGGGTTATTAGGCGGTAGAGTTGCTGAAAAATTAGTATTAAAAGATATTAGCACAGGTGCTAAGAATGATATTGATAGAGCATCGGCTATTGCAAGAAAGATGGTTATGGAATATGGTATGAGTGATGAACTCGGACCAATATCTTTTGGTAATGATCATAATGAAGTATTCCTTGGAAGAGATTTAGGCAAAAGTAGAAACTTTAGTGAAGAAATAGCTAATAAAATAGATTCAGAAGTTAAGATGCTTATTGATGAAGCCTATGGAAAAGCTGAAAAAATTCTTGCTGAAAATGCAAGTAAACTTCATGCAGTAGCTCAAGAACTGTTGTTAAAAGAAAAACTCGAAGGCGTGGATTTTGAGGCTATAATGGCTAAAACAGATTCAGGTGAGATTGATTTAACAAAGATTTAACTTGGTAAAAGACATACAGTGAGTTAGGAGGCCGCTGAAAAAAGCACTCTTTATTTAGTAGAGTTTTCAAGCTTGAATAGAAAAAGCATGAGATGTCCATATTTTGGATATCTCATGCTTTTTATTTTATAATTAAGTTTTAAAAGCCCTATTTCATGCTTTTCAACTTAATTATTCTCTTTAGATTCACAGTGAAGATTGATAATGCACCTTGCATTTGCATGCTAATTAAGCCTGACGATATTGCTACATCATAGCTATGTTGGTGCTTAAGTTCACTGTTTTTAGCCTCTATCATATAACGTTCCCTAGCTCGTTTTTTAAAATATTCACTTTTTTCGAACTCTATTTGATCTTTGTGAGTATTTGACTTTATTGAAACTGAATAAGTTTTAGATTTAGCGCCTTCTTTATAACACCCATCTTTATGAACACAATTTTTACACTTTTCTACATTAAAATAGTAGGTTAGCACTTGATTTTTACCAACATTCTTCTTTCCCTGTTTTGCTTTTTTAATAGCCATATGACCTGCCGGACATACAAATAAACCAGCATCTTTATTAAACTCAAATTCATCTTCTTTTTTTCGCATTCCTTGTGAAATTACAGGATTTAGTCTTGAAATTAATGCAATTTTATTTTCTTTTGTATATTCTAGGTTTTTCTTTTCAGAATAAGCTGTATCTCCAATTACTTCATTTACATCTATACCAGCCTCACGGCTTTTTTCTATTAAGGTTATGAGCTCCTTTCCATCACTTTTTTCGCCAGTTGTAATAACAGCTGCTGTAATTAAACGTTCTTCACTCATAGCAAGGTGTGATTTATATCCAAAAAAAGAACTATCCTCAGTTTTATGCCCCACTTTTGCATCCTCATCTTTTGATATTTTTAGATTTTCTAAGTCATCATTAATAGCTTCCATTAAGTAGTTTAATTTAGTTTTCACAGCTGGATTTGCTGCAGTTTCTGGCTTCTCGTTTATGGTATCAATTAATAATTTGCAGTACTCAAGAATATCTTCAAGTACTCCAGTTGTAACTTTATTAGGTAACTCTTCTTTAATACCAGGATGTACTCCGTACAATGTTTTTCTTAAGTTTTTTGCACGTTTCAATAATTCCTCGCTTGCTGACTTTTGGTTATAACGTGACTTGGTATGCGTAGCATCAACTATTATTGCTTTACTTTTTAAAACTCCCTCTTTTATAGCAAGTTCTACAGTCTTGTTTATTAATAAATCCAATAAATTCATGTCTTTAAGGCGAAGCTTTCTAAATTTAGTTAGTGTACTTGAGTTTATTAAATTTGTTTCTTCTGGGGCTAAATTTAGAAAATATTTAAAGGACATGTCATAAAGAGTTCTTTCAACAACATCTTCATCAGACAATTCATATATTACTTTCAAAAGTAAATATTTAAATAGCATTATGGGGTTAATAGCACCTCTACCCATAGATGAACTATAGTTAATCATCAATTCGTCATAAACAAATGAAAAGTCAACAAGGTCATTAATTTGCTTTAAAATGTTATCTTTCGGAATAATTAACGAATATAAGCTATGGTATGTATTTATTTTTATTTCCAATTGTCCTTTTAGCATAATAGTTTAGCCCCTTTTATTTTATTCTACTATACTAATTCGACATATCTTTTAAAATTCCTTTTTGTTTTTTAGTCTTTTATATAAAAAAATCGCCATCTTTAATTAGATGACGATTTTTTTATATAGTTTTTCAGTGGCCTCTGAGTTAGCTGTATGTCTTTTTTTATATCATTTAACCAGTAAAGAGAGTCCATTCTAACAGAAACTTTATATTAGTGCGATTTACTAAGAAACTTACTGTAATTATATACCAACATTTGTTGAGGATTGTGGTATAATATATAGAATTAGCGTTATAGGTGTAACTTTCACTGTAACCGTTAATATTGCAGTGACCTAGGAGATGATTTAATTAAACAAAACTTCTTATAAAGATTTAACTTGACAAATTTGTTCAAATTGTTAAAATTAAATTGTTAAATTAGGAACGGTTGAAATTAATATTTATAATATTGGATACATTATTTTGTGTTTTTATAATGGCAAAAATATAAAACGACTTGCAAGTTGTTTTAAATTATATAGGTGGTGTATAAAGTGATTTTAGTTTTAGATGTTGGAAATACTAATACTGTTTTAGGAGTTTTTAAGGAAAAGGAGTTAATTGTAGAGTGGAGAATATCAACTGATGCAAAAAAAACCGCTGACGAGTACGGAATTCAAGCAATGCAATTATTTAATCAGCGAAACATAAGAACAGAACATATTAAAGGCGTAATAATTTCCTCGGTTGTTCCCAATAGTATGTATTCACTAGAACATATGATAAGAAAATATTTCGATTTGAAACCAATGGTAGTAGGCCCGGGGATTAAGACTGGAATAAATGTAAAATATGATAATCCTAAAGAAGTAGGTGCGGATAGAATTGTTAATGCTGTTTCAGCTCATGAAATTTATAAAAGATCATTAATACTAATAGATTTTGGTACAGCTACAACCTTCTGTGCTATAAGCAAAGAGGCTAATTACTTAGGTGGAACTATATGTCCTGGTATTAAAATAGCTTCTGAAGCACTATTTGAGAGAGCGGCAAAGCTACCTCGGGTGGAGCTTGTAAAACCAGAAACAGTTATATGTAAAAATACTGTTGAAAGCATGCAGTCTGGAATAATATATGGATATATTGGTCAAGTAGATTATATTGTTAATAAAATGAAAAGTGAAATGATTAGTATGGGAGAAGAAGAGCCTTTTGTAGTAGCTACAGGTGGACTTTCAAAACTAATAACCAAAGAGTCTTCTGCTATCGATGAGTTTCATCCGAATTTAACCTTAGAAGGCCTTAGAATGATTTATGAGAAGAATAGGGAATAGGTGATTTAATGAAAATATCAAATATTAACTTTGAAAACGATGTTTTTTTAGCCCCTATGGCAGGAATTACAGATATTGCTTTTAGAGGGTTGTGCAAAGAATTAGGGTGTGGTCTACTATATACTGAAATGGTAAGTGCTAAAGGGTTATATTATGGAAGTGACAATACAGAATCTCTTATGCGAATTTCGGGTCAAGAGAAACCTGTAGCCGTTCAGATATTTGGTAATGATCCTAAGATTATGGCTAGTTCCTGTGAAATTTTCAATGCAAGAAGCGATATATGTATGGTTGATGTAAATATGGGGTGCCCTGTTCATAAAATAGTGAAAAATGGAGAGGGATCAGCTTTGATGAAGAATCCTAAACTAGCAGCGCAAATAATAAAAGAAATGAAAAAGGTTTCAACAAAGCCTGTGACAGTGAAGTTTAGAAAGGGATTTGATTCAAATAATGTTAATGCTGTAGAATTTGCTAAATATATGGAGGATGCGGGGATAGATGCTATTGCAGTGCATGGCAGGACTCGCGAACAAATGTATGAAGGCAAGGCTGATTGGGATATTATAAGGGCTGTAAAAGAAAATGTTAAAGTGCCGGTAATAGGTAATGGGGACATATTTTCCGTAGAGGATGCTGTCAAAATAAAGGAAATCACTAATTGTGATGCTATAATGATTGCAAGAGGGTCTAGGGGTAACCCATGGATTTTTAGAGAGATTAAGCAGGCAATAAACGGAGAAAAAGTTATATACCCTACTCCTGAAGAAAAAATAGATATGTGTATAAGGCATTTAAATTTAGCTGTAAAATATTATGAAGAAATTAAGGCTGTTAGAGAAATGAGGAAACATACAGCCTGGTATATCAAAGGGCTTAACAACTGTGCTGAGATTAAGAATGAAATTAATACTAAAAATACTTATGATGAGGTAAAGCAGGTACTTTTGGTTTATAAAAATTATTTGAAAACCATAGAAGCATAATTTAAAAATTAAAACGGGAATTTATATAATTAACACTGAATAAGATAATAGTACATTAATGTATAAGGTGCAGATGTATGAAGCCAATTTTATGTATAACTTCAAATATAGATAATTTATATAATGAATTTGGATTTTTAAGTAAAATTAAAGATAAACTAAAGATGAAAGTAATAAGTAATGAATACATTAAAGAATTAGATATTAAAGTTACGAGTGTAAGGATGCCACCTAATTTTAATAGAAAAGCATATTTAAACAATTTAACTTATGCTAAAAAAATATGTAAATGTAATGAAGTGCAATTATCGCCAAAAACACTGAGGCCTATGGATTATAATTATTTTAATGAATTTCAAAAGCGATTCTTAGCTTTTAGTGTTATAAAAAGTATACAACTTATGATTAGAATGAGAAACAAAAGTTTGAAAAATTGCTGCATTGTTATATATGATGCTGTAGAAATAATAAACTATAATATTATTGTGGAATTAGCAAAGCATTGCAAGTATATTGTATTTTTATCGCCTGATTTGGTAAAAGCTAGAAAGCTTGCAGATTATATTATCGCTAATTTTGGTGTATCTCCTATTGTTACAGATGATGAACTATATGCTGTTAAAATAGCCGATTTTATTGTTTCATCTAAAGACTATGAATTCGGTGATGGGAAATTAGTCTGGTTCTTAGATAATAGTATAAGCACGCCAAAAAATATTATAGCTGTAAATGATGTAAGTTATAATGTGCCTTGGAAAACTTTTAAAGGAGATTTTTCTATCGAACTTTTAGGATCGATATTATGTCAAATGCAAGAAAGTGACATTGAAAAAGCTCTTAAGTATAATGGTATATATCTTAAAAAAATAAAATTCAACAATAATGTAATATATTAGACTATTTTGCTCGTAACATATTGACAATAGTAACGCTCTGATTTATAATGGCTAAATGGTTACATGTATTGTTATTCTAAGAATAAATCTTAGAATCGATAATTTATCAATTTGAACTAATAGTCTTATATTATATAAA from the Clostridium sp. CM027 genome contains:
- a CDS encoding type III pantothenate kinase, which translates into the protein MILVLDVGNTNTVLGVFKEKELIVEWRISTDAKKTADEYGIQAMQLFNQRNIRTEHIKGVIISSVVPNSMYSLEHMIRKYFDLKPMVVGPGIKTGINVKYDNPKEVGADRIVNAVSAHEIYKRSLILIDFGTATTFCAISKEANYLGGTICPGIKIASEALFERAAKLPRVELVKPETVICKNTVESMQSGIIYGYIGQVDYIVNKMKSEMISMGEEEPFVVATGGLSKLITKESSAIDEFHPNLTLEGLRMIYEKNRE
- a CDS encoding IS1182 family transposase, which produces MLKGQLEIKINTYHSLYSLIIPKDNILKQINDLVDFSFVYDELMINYSSSMGRGAINPIMLFKYLLLKVIYELSDEDVVERTLYDMSFKYFLNLAPEETNLINSSTLTKFRKLRLKDMNLLDLLINKTVELAIKEGVLKSKAIIVDATHTKSRYNQKSASEELLKRAKNLRKTLYGVHPGIKEELPNKVTTGVLEDILEYCKLLIDTINEKPETAANPAVKTKLNYLMEAINDDLENLKISKDEDAKVGHKTEDSSFFGYKSHLAMSEERLITAAVITTGEKSDGKELITLIEKSREAGIDVNEVIGDTAYSEKKNLEYTKENKIALISRLNPVISQGMRKKEDEFEFNKDAGLFVCPAGHMAIKKAKQGKKNVGKNQVLTYYFNVEKCKNCVHKDGCYKEGAKSKTYSVSIKSNTHKDQIEFEKSEYFKKRARERYMIEAKNSELKHQHSYDVAISSGLISMQMQGALSIFTVNLKRIIKLKSMK
- the ftsH gene encoding ATP-dependent zinc metalloprotease FtsH, which translates into the protein MKKISSASIWIVVFVLVIYAALTVLDSSKDVSQISVNKFQEYWIKKDIKTVQVKEDKTVSGELKNGTRYETIVPLTRLLQVMDQNPNASVTETYLKPASMPMWLNVLPTLLIILMLVAFWFMYMQQSQGGGGGGNRGVMNFGKSRAKIATPDKKKVTFDDVAGEDEEKEELAEVVDFLKQPKRYLEAGARIPKGILLIGPPGTGKTLLARAVSGEAGVPFYSISGSEFVEMFVGVGASRVRDLFEQAKKSAPCIIFIDEIDAVGRQRGAGVGGGHDEREQTLNQLLVEMDGFGVNEGIIMIAATNRPDILDPALLRPGRFDRHILVGAPDVKGREEILKVHSKGKHLAEEVKLDVLAKRTPGFTGADLENLMNEAALLTVRNKKTVIEMKELDEAVTRVIAGPEKKSKVISEKDRKLTAYHEAGHAVVMKYSPLSDPIHQISIIPRGMAGGYTMHLPEEDTAYTSKLKLKDEMVGLLGGRVAEKLVLKDISTGAKNDIDRASAIARKMVMEYGMSDELGPISFGNDHNEVFLGRDLGKSRNFSEEIANKIDSEVKMLIDEAYGKAEKILAENASKLHAVAQELLLKEKLEGVDFEAIMAKTDSGEIDLTKI
- the dusB gene encoding tRNA dihydrouridine synthase DusB: MKISNINFENDVFLAPMAGITDIAFRGLCKELGCGLLYTEMVSAKGLYYGSDNTESLMRISGQEKPVAVQIFGNDPKIMASSCEIFNARSDICMVDVNMGCPVHKIVKNGEGSALMKNPKLAAQIIKEMKKVSTKPVTVKFRKGFDSNNVNAVEFAKYMEDAGIDAIAVHGRTREQMYEGKADWDIIRAVKENVKVPVIGNGDIFSVEDAVKIKEITNCDAIMIARGSRGNPWIFREIKQAINGEKVIYPTPEEKIDMCIRHLNLAVKYYEEIKAVREMRKHTAWYIKGLNNCAEIKNEINTKNTYDEVKQVLLVYKNYLKTIEA